The Campylobacter sp. CN_NE2 region TTCATATTTAACTCCCAATCCTACATAGCGGTGAAGTTATGGTAGCCTATTTTTAGGAAAGCAACCATACTTAAAAGTCCTAAAACTATAAAAAATCCGCTCAAAACCCATTTTGCTTTTTTTAGTTTTTCTCTTGTCTCTTTGTAGTTTTTGCCTTCGAACCAACCCCATTTAACGCAAAGTCTATATAGACCAATACCACCGTGAAGTTCTACACTAAAAAGTAAAACTAAGTAAAATAGCCACATTAGGTGCGTAAACATTCTGTTTCCACTGACATCAGCACTTAGCACAGGGCTAGTTGCTATGATAATAAGATGAGCAGAAGCAAGAAAAAACATAATAAATCCAGTACAAGCCTGAACCCACCACAGCGTAGTATCTTCGTGTTTCATTCTAATTGTGTGAGCTCTATAAACTTGCC contains the following coding sequences:
- a CDS encoding fumarate reductase cytochrome b subunit, whose amino-acid sequence is MDKIEGFLGKSVEGKKSRVPARLDLIQSGTGLFLGLFMWLHMLFVSTILISKEAFDGVVAMFELRFISDSHFMSYCTFVVAVGVFIIFFIHAALGMRKMPINFRQWQVYRAHTIRMKHEDTTLWWVQACTGFIMFFLASAHLIIIATSPVLSADVSGNRMFTHLMWLFYLVLLFSVELHGGIGLYRLCVKWGWFEGKNYKETREKLKKAKWVLSGFFIVLGLLSMVAFLKIGYHNFTAM